The following are from one region of the candidate division WOR-3 bacterium genome:
- a CDS encoding right-handed parallel beta-helix repeat-containing protein has product MLKIMVSLFSAAILPSILHSAVFYVNDESSFQNALIISASNGQNDTIIAAAGNYDLTSALLYNSAESYGVFIAGAGSDSTVLTGDGTFRLLSVVSVYSTEDIAINGVGFSHGGNASNGGGVLVETSSSRIFMSNCMFEQCQAQEIGGGAALITNSGDIFVTDCHFDDNTCANDGGGLNAGSTSGSIALTNSTFNGNRANGDDAGGALLYCENGSASATGNSFSGNYAQDGGGGLFTYFLGANSSLFAQNNTFTANHAVLDGAGFFVRVNDSGSVCISSNNFIGNTTTNWNGGGISLHLNSGTLNFSQNQFNSNYSGEDGGGAWIWIGTGTSSIQDNIFSANTAQDNGGGISFTSDFAVSVLAGNIFFRDSAGNVGGGLSAASASGSILLDRSTFFANRALEGGGIYYYSEQSTSVFVCRNIISWSDLPNAFSYSSPNSVSVIYSDLQGGTGNQWFGTGCIEQYPIFADTESANLQITWANFPLHDSTRSPCIDAGDPSSSPDLDGTRADQGALYYNQLTYVEEINRDSYFSCDPFYFLSDGRGNVFIRFSEYSGEFIEVFVLDVSGRNAGFYYRGVLQNDSPEISFSAADLCPGVYFVSVQKEGTCFFRKMSKINPL; this is encoded by the coding sequence ATGCTTAAAATTATGGTCTCGCTGTTTTCAGCGGCGATCCTCCCAAGCATTTTGCATTCGGCCGTTTTTTACGTCAACGACGAATCCTCTTTTCAGAACGCTCTTATTATTTCGGCTTCGAACGGACAAAACGACACGATTATAGCTGCCGCAGGAAATTATGATTTGACATCCGCATTGTTGTATAACTCTGCTGAAAGTTACGGTGTTTTTATTGCCGGAGCTGGTTCAGACTCTACTGTCCTTACCGGCGACGGTACATTCAGACTGCTGAGCGTTGTTTCAGTTTACTCGACCGAAGACATCGCAATTAACGGAGTGGGTTTCTCTCACGGCGGTAACGCATCTAACGGAGGAGGCGTTCTTGTCGAAACATCATCAAGCCGAATATTCATGTCGAATTGTATGTTCGAACAATGCCAGGCTCAGGAAATTGGCGGCGGAGCCGCTCTGATAACCAATTCCGGAGACATCTTTGTTACCGACTGTCATTTTGACGACAACACGTGCGCCAATGACGGAGGGGGCCTTAACGCAGGATCAACCTCCGGGTCTATAGCATTGACGAACAGCACTTTTAACGGCAACAGGGCAAACGGTGACGACGCCGGGGGAGCATTGCTGTATTGCGAGAACGGATCGGCATCAGCAACCGGAAACAGTTTCTCTGGAAATTACGCTCAAGACGGCGGAGGCGGTTTGTTTACTTATTTTTTAGGCGCCAACAGCTCTCTTTTTGCTCAAAACAACACTTTCACGGCAAACCATGCGGTTCTCGACGGAGCCGGATTTTTTGTCAGAGTGAATGACAGCGGATCTGTCTGCATCAGTTCAAACAATTTCATCGGCAACACGACGACGAACTGGAACGGCGGAGGAATATCTCTTCACCTCAATTCCGGTACTCTCAACTTTTCACAAAATCAATTTAATTCAAATTACTCGGGCGAAGACGGAGGAGGAGCCTGGATATGGATAGGAACCGGAACGTCTTCCATACAGGATAATATTTTCAGCGCAAACACGGCGCAGGACAATGGAGGAGGAATCTCTTTTACGTCGGATTTTGCCGTGTCGGTATTGGCGGGGAACATTTTTTTCAGGGATTCTGCGGGGAATGTAGGAGGAGGACTCTCGGCGGCTTCCGCGTCGGGGTCGATTTTACTCGACCGTTCGACCTTTTTCGCCAACAGAGCTTTGGAAGGCGGCGGTATCTATTATTATTCCGAACAATCAACTTCAGTTTTTGTCTGCAGAAACATAATCTCGTGGAGCGATTTACCCAACGCTTTTTCATATTCCTCTCCCAACTCTGTCTCCGTCATATATTCCGATTTACAGGGTGGAACGGGAAACCAGTGGTTCGGAACAGGCTGCATAGAGCAATACCCCATATTTGCCGACACAGAGTCCGCGAATCTTCAAATTACATGGGCAAATTTCCCTTTGCACGACAGCACGAGATCTCCTTGCATAGACGCCGGCGACCCTTCTTCTTCACCTGATTTGGACGGAACGAGAGCAGACCAGGGCGCATTGTACTACAATCAGCTCACTTACGTCGAAGAAATCAATCGTGACTCTTATTTCAGCTGCGACCCTTTTTATTTTCTCAGCGACGGCCGAGGGAATGTCTTTATCCGCTTTTCAGAATATTCAGGTGAATTCATAGAAGTGTTTGTTCTTGATGTTTCAGGGAGAAACGCAGGCTTTTATTACAGAGGCGTTCTTCAAAATGATTCACCCGAAATTTCCTTCTCTGCGGCAGATCTTTGTCCGGGTGTTTATTTCGTATCAGTTCAAAAAGAAGGAACATGTTTTTTTCGCAAAATGTCAAAAATAAACCCTCTGTAA
- a CDS encoding AAA family ATPase, with product MSENEQKAAEILNKKLTLEGREREISMLVAKLQYTLSGEGIFALVTGADGIGKTRFLEEFRSKILCPPFIVLHGKASGKVTFMSVFSFLISSFLNSQKGKSKLIASLIPADTARIISAYCPLISEHYPYSVLKVPPAGKEAVFDSFLKIIKKISSLWPLVIVIDDADYMDSGSIEFLEYLGSNIYDCSIFVIAGALNTGFLSSARFSSELIVLKPLDVKMVEDSLRCFFQKHINREFVEWVHFQTKGIPFFIDEIIKTLLRSNIIYYKDGTWKVDDFYEDVKLPENVAVFLKEKFEKLSKEEYALLSSVSVLESAFPEQAAVFISENIVSDPIKTISSLVNKNFLVKDENSLTDFQNPLIRKAIFEITKESDKKRSHRKAARFFSKGKFQDPLLETYHLTRFLTSDEYNIPLAKKIEAAADHYKKIQNWESVAEYMKMLVQLMKEIPEFSDTDVLEVQSKLLIIFSNLKSEAFNEKQYTDLITRLFSAGLIQDAVSLSNFLSRNYLERFEYKKARKLMDETISLIPERMKEEKWKLKYNNCLLLTKQGHYTKASSECEILIKEIDSKISPSGKWYPMNLLGSIFFLTGKLQKARNIYELSVEIADKAGDKNSKSVSFGNLGLVLREIGEIDLALKFTRESFELFHETGNTMKIAKTHDFLSSFALIKQDLALSKMHSFTCRELAEKKGMSALVLESRIKLCRILLEEMDFSGAEKEFLDISREHFGELESSLKTELSLTGSYIQQEKRQFNEAMNSLEQTLELCKKNKMKILEAVVLSRKAQIRALLRNPKKAVDEFILAENILKKSGAVFSLARQKAEFGLCLKGEKGNKYLLEAFDLFEKMRLPEQTEYFAARSGLKTPFPNLSLTGVKKKSKSKKLKITTFGGLTVEDTELKRVFSDREWGSRKAKELLALLLVFSGSKGATREMLENQLWPDKGPKESQNNFHVTLTHLRKTIGAEAVICEEPFYRLDNSKFTVDCYEFDKIHAFFEQEKNRAKSHSAERYAREAVSLYKGDFLPEMYALAIDDEQLIYREKIKEALLWLAQIAADRSDINELRNFSHTLLSTDPFDERAHRFLMESYILAGDRNSVLNQYKRLCRLLDAELGVTPEQKTRDLVKGIEAT from the coding sequence ATGTCAGAAAATGAACAAAAAGCAGCCGAAATCCTGAACAAAAAACTCACCCTGGAGGGGAGAGAGCGTGAAATCTCCATGCTTGTTGCAAAACTGCAGTACACTCTTTCAGGTGAAGGGATATTCGCTCTTGTTACGGGTGCAGACGGAATAGGAAAAACCCGTTTTCTCGAAGAATTCCGATCGAAAATCCTCTGCCCTCCTTTCATAGTTCTTCACGGTAAAGCTTCGGGAAAAGTTACCTTCATGTCCGTGTTTTCCTTTTTGATAAGCTCTTTTCTGAATTCTCAAAAAGGAAAATCCAAACTAATCGCTTCGCTGATCCCTGCCGACACCGCAAGGATCATATCCGCTTATTGCCCTTTGATTTCCGAACATTATCCGTATTCCGTTCTAAAAGTACCCCCGGCCGGAAAAGAAGCCGTTTTTGATTCTTTTTTAAAAATCATAAAGAAAATATCCTCATTGTGGCCCCTGGTAATAGTTATTGACGATGCGGATTATATGGACTCAGGTTCAATCGAATTTCTCGAATATCTGGGATCCAACATCTATGACTGTTCCATCTTTGTGATTGCCGGCGCACTAAACACAGGATTTCTCTCTTCAGCCAGATTTTCTTCCGAACTAATCGTATTGAAACCTTTGGATGTGAAAATGGTGGAGGATTCACTACGTTGTTTTTTTCAAAAACATATTAACCGTGAATTCGTAGAATGGGTTCACTTCCAAACAAAAGGAATTCCTTTTTTCATTGACGAAATTATAAAAACTCTCTTGCGGTCAAACATAATATATTACAAAGACGGGACATGGAAAGTTGACGATTTCTATGAGGACGTAAAACTTCCGGAAAACGTCGCTGTTTTTTTGAAAGAGAAATTTGAAAAACTTTCAAAAGAAGAATATGCTTTGCTTTCTTCGGTTTCAGTCCTGGAAAGCGCTTTCCCGGAACAGGCCGCCGTATTTATTTCAGAAAACATTGTTTCCGACCCGATTAAGACGATTTCGTCACTCGTGAATAAAAATTTTCTTGTCAAGGACGAAAACTCTCTGACCGATTTTCAAAATCCGCTGATTCGAAAAGCGATTTTCGAAATCACAAAAGAAAGTGACAAAAAACGATCCCACAGAAAAGCAGCCAGGTTTTTCTCGAAAGGTAAATTTCAGGACCCGCTTTTAGAAACCTACCATCTCACGAGGTTTTTGACGTCTGATGAATATAATATTCCACTCGCAAAGAAAATTGAAGCGGCCGCCGATCATTACAAAAAAATTCAGAATTGGGAAAGTGTTGCGGAATACATGAAAATGCTGGTTCAATTGATGAAAGAAATTCCAGAATTCAGTGATACCGACGTTCTTGAAGTCCAATCAAAGCTGCTTATAATTTTCTCTAACCTTAAATCTGAAGCCTTTAATGAAAAGCAATACACGGATTTAATAACCCGGCTTTTTTCGGCGGGTCTTATTCAAGACGCTGTCTCTTTGTCAAACTTCCTTTCGAGGAATTATCTCGAAAGATTCGAGTATAAAAAAGCCAGGAAACTGATGGACGAGACAATCTCCCTTATACCGGAGAGAATGAAAGAAGAAAAGTGGAAACTGAAATACAACAACTGCCTTTTACTCACAAAACAGGGACATTACACAAAAGCCTCTTCTGAATGCGAAATCCTGATAAAAGAGATCGATTCAAAAATAAGCCCGTCAGGAAAATGGTACCCGATGAATCTTTTAGGTTCGATATTTTTTCTCACGGGTAAACTACAAAAAGCGCGTAACATATATGAGCTTTCTGTTGAAATAGCCGACAAAGCCGGTGATAAAAACAGCAAAAGCGTCTCTTTCGGAAATCTTGGTCTGGTTCTTCGCGAAATCGGGGAAATCGACCTCGCTCTGAAATTCACGAGAGAGAGCTTTGAATTATTCCATGAAACAGGAAATACAATGAAAATCGCCAAAACTCACGATTTTCTGTCGAGCTTTGCTCTCATAAAACAAGATTTAGCCCTTTCAAAAATGCATTCTTTTACTTGCAGGGAACTTGCCGAAAAAAAGGGGATGAGTGCACTCGTTCTTGAATCCAGAATCAAACTCTGCCGGATACTGCTGGAAGAGATGGATTTCAGCGGAGCCGAAAAAGAATTTTTGGACATCTCGCGTGAGCATTTCGGAGAATTGGAAAGTTCGTTGAAAACCGAGCTCTCTCTTACAGGTTCGTATATACAGCAGGAAAAACGCCAATTTAATGAAGCCATGAACTCACTTGAACAGACGCTTGAACTGTGTAAAAAAAACAAGATGAAAATCCTCGAGGCAGTCGTTCTTTCGAGAAAAGCTCAAATTCGGGCTCTTCTCCGCAACCCCAAAAAAGCGGTCGATGAATTCATTTTGGCTGAAAACATACTTAAAAAATCAGGAGCGGTTTTCTCTCTCGCAAGGCAGAAAGCCGAATTCGGTCTGTGTTTAAAAGGTGAAAAAGGGAACAAGTATCTTCTTGAGGCGTTTGATCTTTTCGAAAAGATGCGTTTGCCTGAACAGACGGAATATTTCGCCGCCAGATCCGGTTTGAAAACGCCTTTTCCAAACCTTTCTTTGACCGGAGTTAAAAAAAAATCAAAGAGTAAAAAACTTAAAATAACCACCTTCGGCGGTTTGACGGTGGAAGACACTGAATTGAAAAGAGTTTTTTCAGACAGGGAATGGGGATCGAGAAAAGCGAAGGAACTTCTCGCCCTCCTGCTGGTTTTTTCCGGTAGTAAAGGCGCGACTAGAGAAATGCTTGAAAATCAGCTCTGGCCTGACAAAGGACCCAAAGAATCCCAAAACAATTTTCACGTTACCCTGACGCATTTAAGAAAGACAATCGGCGCAGAAGCAGTTATCTGCGAAGAACCTTTTTACAGGCTCGACAACAGTAAATTCACCGTAGATTGCTACGAATTCGATAAAATACACGCTTTTTTCGAACAGGAAAAAAACAGAGCTAAATCTCATTCTGCCGAACGATACGCGAGAGAAGCCGTCAGTCTTTACAAAGGGGATTTTCTTCCGGAGATGTACGCTCTTGCAATTGACGACGAGCAATTGATTTACAGAGAAAAAATCAAAGAAGCCTTATTGTGGCTCGCTCAGATAGCCGCGGACAGAAGCGACATCAACGAACTTAGAAATTTTTCTCATACTCTTCTCTCCACGGATCCTTTCGACGAGAGAGCACACAGATTTTTGATGGAATCCTACATTCTCGCGGGCGACAGGAACAGCGTTTTGAACCAATACAAAAGACTTTGCAGGCTTCTGGATGCCGAACTCGGCGTTACACCGGAACAAAAAACCCGCGATCTTGTAAAAGGCATCGAAGCCACTTAA
- a CDS encoding FAD-dependent thymidylate synthase, whose translation MQVKLSGITSFADSEKAKQAEAMATSFARCSRSSLSLLELRNQALADVESARKSNEKIIFEMGHKSIAEHVCLNFDLSGITRFAAEFIEHHRLASFTERSQRYMNIFEKPVVPYEFQEPEKKKDFLDISEKSTALYEELSENLEKKNPSRGDPSKEDSRYALTLSAPTQLGMTVNARSLEHIIVTLRNSGLAETENIAGLLESEAKEHIPSLIRHTAGATAQLAVRPISSSNVNSEAVKLVSFTENADSKIASGLIFESEGVFQEPEKLSEQRKKEVILNIYKNLNVHDPLPRSFELADFTFSINLSSCAFAQLKRHRMMTLLNSLPDPALGFVIPESVITAGYESKFRELSLQSEEAWKKDGMKISSSYLLANSFKRTVLVRMNARELCHFSRLRMDSHSQWEIRKLADDIIGLVFEKAPLSSLLCCGKDSFEKVKTSLTSSQFNRFSKRHSK comes from the coding sequence ATGCAGGTAAAATTGTCGGGTATAACATCGTTTGCGGACTCCGAAAAAGCCAAACAAGCGGAAGCCATGGCGACGTCTTTTGCCAGGTGCAGCAGGTCCTCCCTTTCTCTTTTGGAATTACGTAATCAAGCGCTGGCCGACGTCGAAAGCGCGAGAAAATCAAACGAAAAAATCATTTTTGAAATGGGGCACAAATCCATCGCCGAACACGTCTGCCTCAATTTCGATTTATCCGGAATTACCAGATTCGCCGCCGAATTCATTGAACATCACAGGTTGGCGTCGTTCACCGAAAGATCTCAGCGCTACATGAACATATTTGAAAAACCGGTTGTACCTTATGAATTTCAGGAGCCCGAAAAAAAGAAAGATTTTTTGGACATCTCGGAAAAATCAACTGCGCTTTACGAAGAACTTTCTGAAAATCTTGAGAAAAAAAACCCTTCCAGGGGTGATCCTTCGAAAGAAGACTCACGATACGCACTTACTTTGTCAGCTCCGACTCAATTGGGGATGACGGTCAACGCAAGATCTCTCGAGCATATAATTGTCACGCTCAGAAACTCCGGCCTCGCTGAAACAGAAAACATCGCCGGCCTGCTCGAGTCCGAAGCAAAAGAACACATCCCGTCTCTCATAAGGCACACTGCAGGAGCAACGGCACAATTGGCAGTAAGACCGATTTCCTCATCAAACGTGAATTCAGAGGCCGTAAAACTCGTCTCGTTCACTGAAAATGCCGATTCAAAAATCGCTTCGGGTTTGATTTTTGAGTCAGAAGGCGTTTTCCAGGAACCTGAAAAACTGTCCGAGCAGAGAAAAAAAGAAGTGATTTTAAATATTTATAAAAACCTGAACGTTCACGATCCGCTTCCCCGTTCTTTTGAACTCGCCGACTTCACTTTTTCTATAAATCTTTCTTCCTGCGCTTTCGCTCAGCTTAAGAGACACAGAATGATGACTTTATTAAACAGCTTACCTGATCCCGCCCTCGGATTCGTCATCCCGGAATCAGTAATTACAGCCGGTTATGAAAGCAAATTCCGCGAGCTGTCACTTCAATCGGAAGAAGCTTGGAAAAAAGACGGAATGAAAATATCATCTTCGTATCTTCTCGCAAATTCATTTAAAAGAACAGTACTCGTAAGGATGAATGCACGGGAACTTTGCCATTTTTCAAGATTGAGGATGGACAGTCACTCTCAATGGGAAATAAGAAAATTGGCCGACGATATAATCGGTCTGGTTTTTGAAAAAGCGCCCTTGTCTTCATTGTTGTGTTGCGGCAAAGACTCTTTTGAAAAAGTCAAAACTTCTCTCACCTCATCTCAATTTAACCGGTTTTCAAAGCGTCATTCTAAATAG
- a CDS encoding class I SAM-dependent rRNA methyltransferase, translating into MNLIKLRKNAEKKAVRGYPWIWGNEIDLVSSSLTPGSIADVYDSENKFLGKGYYNPSSSITVRFLTRRDEPIDLAFIKRTINKAWHQRKLIYPLENCLRVFFSEADGIPGLVIDKYEDAVVFQLSTLGADKMRDLILESVIEIFNPSFVVERSDSPIRIKEGLEQFKGCVYGKIDRKKPVKINGVLFSVDLLEAQKTGFFLDQRENYTLLSGFSNSKRVLDAFCNNGAFGIHAAFYGAKEVVFLDCSKKSLETAEENFSLGSFSASAYFVKADAVSYLKKMEKTGEKFDVIILDPPAFIKDRKKIKQGVKGYKEINMRAMDMLSDEGFLVSCSCSQHLDVSSFIGMLKSASADRRTSFDLLSLTFQPKDHPALLPMEDFWYLKCAVLRKTGFNNRIFP; encoded by the coding sequence GTGAATTTAATCAAACTTAGAAAAAATGCCGAAAAAAAAGCGGTACGCGGTTATCCCTGGATATGGGGCAATGAAATTGACCTGGTCTCCTCTTCTCTCACGCCCGGTTCCATCGCCGACGTGTATGATTCGGAAAATAAATTTCTCGGAAAAGGATATTACAATCCCTCATCTTCAATCACCGTTCGTTTTCTAACGAGACGCGACGAGCCTATCGATCTCGCTTTTATCAAGAGAACTATAAATAAAGCGTGGCATCAGAGAAAGCTGATATACCCGCTGGAAAATTGCCTTCGGGTCTTTTTTTCTGAAGCAGACGGTATTCCCGGCCTTGTTATTGACAAATACGAAGACGCCGTGGTTTTTCAGCTGTCAACCCTCGGCGCTGACAAGATGAGAGATCTCATTCTGGAGTCCGTCATCGAAATTTTTAATCCGTCTTTTGTCGTCGAAAGATCTGACTCTCCAATCAGGATCAAGGAAGGGCTCGAACAATTCAAAGGTTGCGTTTACGGCAAAATTGACAGGAAAAAACCGGTGAAAATCAACGGAGTTTTATTTTCTGTTGACCTTCTAGAAGCTCAGAAAACAGGATTCTTTCTCGATCAAAGAGAGAACTACACTCTGCTTTCCGGTTTTTCCAATTCAAAAAGAGTTCTCGATGCTTTCTGCAACAATGGAGCCTTCGGAATCCATGCTGCCTTTTACGGTGCAAAAGAAGTCGTTTTCCTCGATTGTTCAAAAAAATCCCTCGAAACAGCTGAAGAAAATTTTTCTCTGGGCTCATTTAGCGCATCGGCTTACTTCGTGAAGGCCGACGCTGTTTCGTATTTAAAAAAAATGGAAAAGACCGGAGAAAAGTTCGACGTAATCATTTTAGATCCTCCGGCTTTCATTAAAGACAGAAAAAAAATCAAACAGGGTGTTAAAGGATACAAAGAAATCAACATGCGTGCCATGGACATGCTTTCAGATGAAGGATTTCTCGTCAGCTGTTCCTGCTCACAGCATCTGGACGTTTCGTCTTTCATCGGCATGCTCAAATCCGCATCGGCCGACCGTAGAACAAGTTTCGACCTTCTGTCCCTGACATTTCAGCCGAAAGATCACCCGGCTCTCTTGCCCATGGAAGATTTTTGGTATCTGAAATGCGCTGTTTTAAGAAAAACGGGATTCAATAACCGTATTTTTCCCTGA